In the genome of Porphyrobacter sp. ULC335, one region contains:
- a CDS encoding helix-turn-helix domain-containing protein, which produces MSIPKPLTGSPATLSNTELEILRLLASGHTTKSIAASLGRSETAINERLRVARRKTGASSSRELARLLDAQKIWDENIDLSRRDGSADSPARPRNPGFEWTKGQIAMLILLPAAALGLAVTANTVTQHQPATTQSHAAMSAATSPLVGRWALDVARIPADERPQGVKIAFAQVGGEQWTTRVEITDADGTVRHADSTAKVDGVPVPVSGTMAFIDTVSLRHPAADTLVMTLSKNGAPVSTRVYTVAKDGKSMTETIIWANGEMPEPKTTTFTRIG; this is translated from the coding sequence ATGTCGATCCCGAAGCCCCTCACCGGTTCGCCCGCGACCCTCAGCAACACCGAGCTGGAAATCCTGCGCCTGCTTGCCAGCGGGCACACGACCAAATCGATCGCGGCAAGTCTCGGCCGGTCCGAAACCGCCATCAATGAACGGCTGCGCGTTGCTCGTCGCAAGACCGGTGCGTCCAGCAGCCGCGAATTGGCGCGTCTGCTGGACGCCCAGAAAATCTGGGACGAAAATATTGATCTGTCGCGCCGCGATGGTTCTGCCGACAGTCCGGCACGGCCCCGCAACCCGGGGTTCGAATGGACGAAAGGACAGATTGCCATGCTTATCCTGCTACCCGCCGCCGCGCTCGGCCTCGCCGTTACCGCCAACACTGTCACGCAGCATCAGCCTGCAACCACTCAGAGCCATGCTGCTATGTCGGCTGCCACTTCGCCGCTGGTCGGGCGCTGGGCGCTTGATGTCGCCCGCATCCCGGCTGACGAGCGTCCGCAAGGCGTGAAGATCGCATTCGCCCAAGTGGGCGGTGAACAATGGACCACCCGGGTCGAGATCACGGACGCGGACGGCACGGTGCGCCACGCCGATTCGACTGCAAAGGTGGACGGCGTGCCGGTTCCCGTCAGCGGCACCATGGCGTTCATCGACACGGTATCGCTGCGCCACCCGGCTGCGGACACGCTGGTGATGACGTTGAGCAAGAATGGCGCGCCGGTTTCGACGCGGGTCTATACCGTCGCCAAGGACGGCAAGTCGATGACCGAGACGATCATCTGGGCGAACGGTGAAATGCCCGAACCCAAGACCACAACCTTCACCCGCATCGGCTGA
- the trmB gene encoding tRNA (guanine(46)-N(7))-methyltransferase TrmB, with protein MTAFKEGDPTTIARLYGRSVGKKLRTKQQGLVDNLLPKISVPAEGPVTSAVLFGDAPGHGRPLHFEIGFGGGEHLAYRADLLPDHGFIGAEPFVNGVAQALTHIEEQRLANVRLHHGDALEVLARIPDGALTMLYLLHPDPWPKARHAKRRMMNDGPVRLMAQKMKPGGEFRFGTDHAVYLRHALMVMQRHTDLFEWVVEKPADWQVRPSGWPETRYEHKARTVYGHEVWYFRFRRKAYWQAPSIC; from the coding sequence ATGACAGCGTTCAAGGAAGGCGATCCGACCACCATTGCCCGGCTGTACGGGCGCAGCGTCGGCAAGAAGTTGCGCACCAAGCAGCAGGGGTTGGTCGACAACCTTCTGCCGAAAATCAGCGTGCCTGCCGAAGGGCCGGTGACGAGCGCCGTGCTGTTTGGTGACGCCCCCGGTCATGGGCGCCCGCTGCATTTCGAGATCGGCTTCGGCGGGGGTGAGCATCTCGCCTACCGCGCCGATCTGTTGCCCGATCACGGCTTCATCGGTGCAGAACCCTTCGTCAACGGCGTCGCGCAGGCGCTCACCCATATCGAGGAGCAGCGGCTCGCCAATGTGCGGCTGCATCATGGCGACGCACTGGAGGTGCTGGCGCGCATTCCCGATGGCGCGCTGACGATGCTCTACCTGCTGCACCCCGATCCCTGGCCCAAGGCCCGCCATGCCAAGCGTCGGATGATGAATGACGGGCCGGTGCGGCTGATGGCGCAGAAGATGAAGCCCGGGGGCGAGTTCCGCTTCGGCACCGACCACGCGGTGTACCTGCGCCACGCGCTGATGGTGATGCAGCGCCACACCGACCTGTTCGAGTGGGTGGTGGAGAAGCCCGCCGACTGGCAGGTGCGCCCCTCAGGCTGGCCCGAGACGCGCTACGAGCACAAGGCGCGGACCGTGTACGG